The following are encoded in a window of Kitasatospora sp. NBC_01250 genomic DNA:
- a CDS encoding DeoR/GlpR family DNA-binding transcription regulator, which yields MQAAERQHRILVLARQEGRVEVTAAAADFDVAVETIRRDLSELERRGLVRRTHGGAYPVESTGFETDLAQRVTRHVEAKRRIAAEAVKLVGEAESVFVDEGYTPQLLAALLPGDRPLTVVTASLSTAAAVADSANMTVLLLGGRVRGRTMATVGSWACAMLSGFVIDLAFLGANGISRDLGLTTPDPAVADVKAKALEVSRRRVFMGHHSKFGASSFCRFAEVGDFETIVTDTELSSAEAHRYALLGPHVVRA from the coding sequence ATGCAGGCAGCGGAGCGGCAACACCGGATCCTGGTCCTGGCCCGCCAGGAGGGGCGCGTCGAGGTCACCGCCGCGGCCGCCGACTTCGACGTCGCGGTGGAGACCATCCGGCGCGACCTGAGCGAGTTGGAGCGCAGGGGGCTGGTCCGCCGTACCCACGGCGGCGCCTACCCGGTCGAGAGCACCGGCTTCGAGACCGACCTGGCGCAGCGCGTCACCCGGCACGTGGAGGCGAAGCGCCGGATCGCGGCTGAAGCCGTCAAGCTGGTGGGCGAGGCGGAGAGCGTCTTCGTCGACGAGGGCTACACCCCGCAGCTCCTCGCCGCGCTGCTGCCGGGCGACCGTCCGCTGACCGTGGTGACGGCCTCGCTGTCGACCGCCGCGGCGGTGGCCGACTCGGCCAACATGACCGTCCTGCTGCTGGGCGGCCGGGTCCGCGGCCGGACCATGGCCACCGTGGGCTCCTGGGCCTGCGCGATGCTCTCGGGCTTCGTCATCGACCTGGCGTTCCTGGGGGCGAACGGGATATCCCGCGACCTCGGCCTGACCACGCCCGATCCGGCGGTGGCCGACGTCAAGGCCAAGGCCCTCGAGGTGTCCCGCAGAAGGGTCTTCATGGGTCACCACAGCAAGTTCGGGGCCAGCAGCTTCTGCCGTTTCGCCGAGGTCGGCGACTTCGAGACCATCGTCACCGACACCGAACTGTCCAGCGCGGAAGCCCACCGCTACGCCTTGCTGGGACCGCACGTCGTCCGGGCCTGA
- a CDS encoding ABC transporter substrate-binding protein → MTIRQTVLRATVPLGLAALCGATLAGCSGAGGAGGGSQAHAINVLMVNNPQMEDLQKLTAANFTKTTGIKVNFTVLPEDDARDKFTQDFSSQSGQYDIATISNYEVPFYAKNGWLASLSGHASSDSGFQQSDILPTIQQALTYNGQIYAEPFYGESSFLMYRKDVFAAKGLTMPANPTWEQVADLAAKADGAQPGMKGICLRGQPGWGEVIAPLTTVVNTMGGTWFDQNWQAQLTAPAFTAATDFYVNLVKSHGEAGAPQSGFTECLNDMEQSKVAMWYDATSAAGSLEASDSPVAGKIGYVPAPVDQTKSSGWLYTWAWGVQKASKHQDDAWKFISWASGQGYENLVGQSLGWSRVPAGKRASTYRNPSYVAAASAFAQATETALTSVDPQNPGVQPRPAPGIQFVGIPEFTDLGTQVSQQISDAIAGRTSVDQALKNSQALAAKVGAKYAGH, encoded by the coding sequence ATGACGATCAGACAGACGGTCCTGCGCGCCACCGTGCCGCTGGGCCTGGCAGCCCTCTGCGGAGCCACCCTCGCGGGATGCAGCGGCGCCGGTGGCGCCGGCGGCGGCTCGCAGGCGCACGCCATCAACGTGCTGATGGTGAACAACCCGCAGATGGAGGACCTGCAGAAGCTGACGGCGGCCAACTTCACCAAGACCACCGGCATCAAGGTCAACTTCACCGTGCTGCCGGAGGACGACGCCCGGGACAAGTTCACCCAGGACTTCTCCAGCCAGTCCGGCCAGTACGACATCGCGACCATCAGCAACTACGAGGTCCCGTTCTACGCGAAGAACGGCTGGCTGGCCTCGCTCAGCGGGCACGCGAGCAGCGACAGCGGCTTCCAGCAGAGCGACATCCTGCCCACCATCCAGCAGGCGCTGACGTACAACGGCCAGATCTACGCCGAGCCGTTCTACGGCGAGTCCTCGTTCCTGATGTACCGCAAGGACGTCTTCGCGGCCAAGGGCCTGACCATGCCCGCCAACCCGACCTGGGAGCAGGTCGCCGACCTGGCGGCCAAGGCCGACGGGGCGCAGCCGGGCATGAAGGGCATCTGCCTGCGCGGGCAACCGGGCTGGGGCGAGGTGATCGCACCGCTGACCACCGTGGTCAACACCATGGGCGGCACCTGGTTCGACCAGAACTGGCAGGCCCAGCTGACCGCGCCGGCCTTCACCGCCGCCACCGACTTCTACGTCAACCTGGTGAAGTCCCACGGTGAGGCGGGCGCGCCGCAGTCCGGCTTCACCGAGTGCCTCAACGACATGGAGCAGAGCAAGGTCGCCATGTGGTACGACGCGACCTCGGCGGCCGGCTCGCTGGAGGCCTCCGACTCACCGGTGGCGGGGAAGATCGGGTACGTGCCCGCGCCGGTCGACCAGACGAAGAGTTCGGGCTGGCTCTACACCTGGGCCTGGGGGGTGCAGAAGGCCAGCAAGCACCAGGACGACGCGTGGAAGTTCATCTCCTGGGCCTCCGGGCAGGGCTACGAGAACCTGGTCGGCCAGAGTCTGGGCTGGTCCCGGGTGCCGGCCGGCAAGCGCGCCTCGACGTACCGCAACCCGAGCTACGTGGCCGCCGCCTCGGCGTTCGCCCAGGCCACCGAGACCGCACTGACCAGCGTCGATCCGCAGAACCCGGGAGTGCAGCCGCGGCCCGCGCCGGGCATCCAGTTCGTCGGGATCCCCGAGTTCACCGATCTGGGCACCCAGGTCTCGCAGCAGATCAGCGACGCGATCGCGGGCCGGACCAGTGTGGACCAGGCGCTGAAGAACAGTCAGGCGCTCGCCGCCAAGGTCGGCGCCAAGTACGCCGGTCACTGA
- a CDS encoding carbohydrate ABC transporter permease, producing MIVVTQLPFVGTLVISFMRWNALEPDDRGFGGLANYKAAFEDPALRSSIKTTVLLTAAVVLVSLLLGLVLALLLDRRFRGRGIVRTMLITPFLVVPAASALLWKHAIYNASYGLLNGTLTWLWSLFGSTRAPQPDWLSTTPLLAVEASLIWQWTPFMMLILLAGLQSRPMDVVEAARVDGASTWQVFRYLTFPHLRRYLELAALLGSIYVVQNFDAVFTLTSGGLGTANLPYTVYQTFYQGHDYGQASAEGVLVVICTILLATFALRTVSSLFREESL from the coding sequence ATGATCGTCGTCACCCAGCTGCCCTTCGTGGGGACCCTGGTGATCTCGTTCATGCGCTGGAACGCGCTGGAGCCGGACGACCGCGGCTTCGGCGGCCTGGCCAACTACAAGGCCGCGTTCGAGGATCCGGCGCTGCGCTCGTCCATCAAGACCACGGTCCTGCTGACCGCCGCCGTGGTCCTGGTGAGCCTGCTCCTGGGGCTGGTGCTGGCGCTGCTGCTCGACCGGCGATTCCGTGGCCGCGGCATCGTGCGCACGATGCTGATCACGCCCTTCCTGGTGGTGCCCGCGGCCTCCGCGCTGCTCTGGAAGCACGCGATCTACAACGCCTCCTACGGTCTGCTGAACGGCACGCTGACCTGGCTCTGGAGCCTGTTCGGCAGCACCCGCGCACCACAGCCGGACTGGCTCTCGACCACGCCGCTGCTCGCGGTGGAGGCCTCGCTGATCTGGCAGTGGACGCCGTTCATGATGCTGATCCTGCTCGCCGGACTGCAGAGCCGGCCGATGGACGTGGTCGAGGCGGCCCGGGTGGACGGGGCGAGCACCTGGCAGGTGTTCCGCTACCTCACCTTCCCGCACCTGCGCCGCTACCTGGAGCTGGCCGCACTGCTCGGCAGCATCTACGTGGTGCAGAACTTCGACGCGGTCTTCACGCTGACCTCCGGCGGGCTGGGTACCGCCAACCTGCCCTACACCGTCTACCAGACCTTCTACCAGGGCCACGACTACGGCCAGGCCTCCGCCGAGGGCGTCCTCGTGGTCATCTGCACCATCCTCCTCGCGACCTTCGCGCTGAGGACCGTCTCGTCGCTGTTCCGGGAGGAGTCACTGTGA
- a CDS encoding carbohydrate ABC transporter permease: MTAATTTLSAPRRRAAAARRGGALLGLLAWGCGVLFFLPFAWMVLTSLHSESAAATNPPSVGAGLTLQGYREFFGAGTGVSPWPPLINSLTASVASTLLVLLLSIPAAYALSIRPVRKWTDVMFFFLSTKMLPAVAGLLPIYLIAQNAGMLDDIWLLVILYTAMNLPIAVWMMRSFLAEVPRELLEAASIDGAGLLTTLARIVAPVAMPGIAATALISFIFSWNELLFARVLTGVVAGTAPVFLTGFVTSQGLFLAKVCAAAVCISVPVLVAGFAAQDKLVQGLSLGAVK; encoded by the coding sequence GTGACGGCCGCGACCACCACCCTGTCCGCCCCGCGCCGTCGTGCCGCCGCGGCCCGGCGGGGCGGCGCCCTGCTCGGGCTGCTGGCCTGGGGCTGCGGGGTGCTCTTCTTCCTGCCGTTCGCCTGGATGGTGCTCACCTCGCTGCACAGCGAGTCGGCCGCGGCCACCAACCCGCCCAGCGTCGGGGCCGGGCTGACCCTGCAGGGCTACCGGGAGTTCTTCGGCGCCGGCACCGGGGTGAGCCCGTGGCCGCCGCTGATCAACTCCCTGACGGCCAGCGTGGCTTCGACGCTGCTGGTGCTGCTGCTGTCGATCCCCGCCGCCTACGCGCTGTCGATCCGGCCGGTGCGCAAGTGGACCGACGTGATGTTCTTCTTCCTGTCCACCAAGATGCTGCCGGCCGTGGCGGGCCTGCTGCCGATCTACCTGATCGCCCAGAACGCCGGCATGCTGGACGACATCTGGCTGCTGGTCATCCTCTACACCGCGATGAACCTGCCGATCGCGGTGTGGATGATGCGTTCCTTCCTGGCCGAGGTGCCCAGGGAACTGCTGGAGGCGGCCTCGATCGACGGCGCGGGGCTGCTGACCACGCTGGCGCGGATCGTGGCTCCCGTGGCCATGCCGGGCATCGCGGCCACCGCGCTGATCTCCTTCATCTTCAGCTGGAACGAACTGCTGTTCGCCCGGGTACTGACGGGCGTCGTCGCCGGCACCGCACCCGTCTTCCTCACCGGCTTCGTCACCAGCCAGGGCCTCTTCCTGGCGAAGGTGTGCGCCGCCGCCGTCTGCATCTCCGTGCCGGTGCTCGTCGCCGGCTTCGCCGCCCAGGACAAGCTCGTCCAGGGCCTCTCGCTTGGGGCAGTCAAATGA